TGGCTGTGGCACTGGAAAGAGAGACCTGCTTTTCctgattttgctgctgttgttacAAATGTGTTACTAAcatgtggaattttttttttttgttttattcttctcATCATAATTACCACAACAGTCATGCTTCTGTAGGTTTTAATACGGTTTGTTTCTTATACCTTCTTTTGGAAAGGCTCAAAAAGAGATTCTCAAAAAgagattctttttaaaaagaagttcTCTCATATGGAGGTCAAGAAAAATGTGAAGCAATTGTTTATTTACTAGCTTTCTGAATCTAGTGTTTGTTATTCTGTAGCAGAAATGACTTGCATGCTTTAGATTTATCCATTTGGTTTAGACCTAAACTAAATCCAGAAAAAGAATTACTTTATTAGAGATACTGATGTTCTTAATTAAGTATTTCTCAGGTATTTTTCCTTGATTTGTGTATGTAATCAAAACTTGAGTGAGagttttttgtactttatgTAATATGGACACATAAATTCATGAACCACTTAAAGAACTCAGGCAAAAGAAtgtaaaaatattgaaaattgctttttctcctaaagatggaaaacaaaaaaaaattgttaaatgGAAATTCGCAAAAGTACTTTTCATTTCATATTGAAAGTATTAAAATTCCTGATATTTCAGACAGAGGGACAAACTAGAAGAAATTCTGCGTGGGTTAACACCTCGGAAGAATGACATTGGTGATGCAATGGTTTTCTGTCTAAATAATGCTGAAGCTGCTGAAGAAATTGTGGACTGCATTACAGAGTCATTGTCCATCCTCAAGACTCCTCTTCCTAAGAAGGTGGGGAGATTTTCTATGATCTTGTATCTTGGGGCAAGAGCTCACTCAGCACCATGTGCATGTAATTTGCAAGCATTATTTCATAGGTTTTAGGTAGTGTTGAGATTTTGTACTGAAGTGTGGACTTGAATTTCAGTATCATCTCTTCCTGTGGAATTTTGTTACgtattttttattctctctgaAGTTGCTTGTAAGTAATATTCTGCCTTACTGTGAAATTAAGAACAGAAATGGTCTGTTCAAATGAGACAATTAAAACAGGAATGCCATGATTCTCCTTTGTAGTGCTGTGGTGATATGTTACAGTAGTTAGTACCCTACAGCATAACAGGAGGCTCATTGCCTCTTAACGTGTTTATTAATAGTATAGCTGTGCTCCACTTAATTCTAATTAGGTACTTCCAGATAGTTTAAATTGTCTCGtattctttctgtgaaaatgcctttattttcagaagaatttAATTGGACTTACCTTAATTGGACCGTTTTTATTGCAGATCGCAAGATTGTATCTGGTGTCGGATGTGTTATACAACTCTTCAGCTAAAGTTGCCAATGCTTCCTACTATAGAAAATTGTAAGTATATTTTAGGTGTTtggctgttaaaaaaaaccctcttatATTCATCTCTCTATGTACATCTCTGGAGAAATGTGCTTGTAGGAAATTCAGACTTTTCTGTGCTACTGCTGTTACAGACTGATGGTATTTATATCTGTTTGCATGAAAATATGTAAGATGTAGCATGTTGGTAATGCAGAAAATGTATGTGCCCTATGCAAGGGACCACTTGCATGGAACTCCATAAAGGTGAGAATACCTCGTGTGCCTCTTGACAGAAAGAGCTGTAGATAGTATTCAAAATATGGTATAGTAGATAGTTCAAGCAAAGTAGTACATTTTttaacagatttatttttattaaatgagGGTGGTGTAACTTTCCATAAACCTTGAAGGTATAAGGGGATattatgcattttatttctaagaTACTGAGAAGAATTTAGGAAAAATGTCCATGGGACAGTATCTTTGTCATATTAAATGTTTGTGTCTAGTTCCTAGAGTCTCTCTAATGTTAAGGCAGCATGGTGGGAAATACTCAGCATGTTACAAAACCAGTGATTGCAATTGATGTTTCCTGTTGCAGTGTGTCTGTGTtgtgctggtttattttttgcaCATTGTGAGAAGCTCAAGGGAAGCCAGACAACTGTTGCTCACTGTGCTTTCATTGAAGGCCTCACTGAATAAATTAGAATACAAGTATAactaagaattttttaaaatacagattgaATTTTGAGACAATTCTTTCATTCTATTTAAGGTTGTAAAACTCCTTTTATCGTCCTCCAATCTTTCCAGGGTGTATAAAGAGACTGCAGCAGATGTGAAGATCTCCCTTCACAGTTCTGTTGTTGTCCAAGGTGATTTAATATATAGTAATCATGTTTGCTTTATAGTTCAGTTCATGGCTACTGTAAGGATCAGAACCTTGTGCTTTTGAGTCATGTGTCCCAGGTATTTTCATGAATTGTGTATGTCCAGAAAACATATATTACGAAGTTTAACTAAAGAAATGTGTATGTTTAATTCtagttttgaaacaaaattatgtCAGATATTCTCTGATCTCAATGCTACTTACCGTACAATACAAGGCCATTTACAGTCTGAAAATTTCAAGGTATGTATTTCATTGTTATTTATATGACATAGAAGTCACATAAATAGATGTTCCTGCACAAGAGATTGCATACTAGCATGGATGGCTTAGACATCAAGGTCCCTATTTAGgctttaaaaagttttcctcTTTTGCAAGGATAGCCTTGCAATTAAGGAAGGAAATGAGCATCTGCCAGCTGAGGTGTACCAGCAGATGTACAGTTGTGGATTTGAGAGGATATCTTACCTATCACCTGAATTGCAAACAAGGCTTTCTAGCTTTCTTACTGTTCAGGGCCATCTCTATTTCGATTTCAGAAGTGAACCTGTGTGGAAGTGCTCACTGTGGGAAAGAAGTTCCTGGGCAGAACAGCATAAAGTTACTTCTAAACAGTTTTTTTGTGTCAGGCTTTATTTTAGAGTTCTGATAAGCAGTCTGGCCATGGGTACTTGAAAGTGGTTTTTGAAGTCAAATGCTCTCTGCTTCTCATGCTTGAcccctttccttctcttttcatgATGcctctgcactttttttttgtttttcagtcagAAGCTTTAAATACATAGTTTACAGAGTAGTTAGTTTGTGTGAATTAAGATCTTCATCCTGGTTGTCCTCCTTCTGCTCTCAATTGCTCTAGATTGAGAATCAGTTTTAGTTATCtgctattttaaaactttattaaaTTACATGATAAAGAGAGGCAGATTTCTTTAATCCATCTACATCTTCAGTTACATTTAGTGTGTCAAACTTGAACTGAAACATATCTTTTCAAATACactttttgaaaaggaaaaagataaaattattgCTTTGGAAGGGACTTCGAAGATCACctgttccagccccctgccatgggcggGAGTACCTTTCACTGAACTGGTTTCTCAGAActccatccagtctggccttgaacactgcagGGGTGGGgtagccacagcttctcttggcAACCTGTGCCATTGCCACAGCACCTTCAGACTCAATAATTTCTTGATAATAGCTAATCTAAGCCAACCCTCTTtctgtttaaagccattcccccctTCTTTTTGTCACTACCTGCCCTTGTAAGAAATCCTTCTTCAGGTGTCTTTTAGCCCCTTTGGGtgctggaaggggctctaaggtctgcccagagccttctcttctccaggcagaataaaatgaaagtaGGAACACAATTAAAGTTCAATAATATGTGTAAGCCAATGTTAACtttagttattttattttacagatgtCTTCTCTTAGATTTTGTAGAGGCACCTGCTTCGAACATTGGGGCAGAATGAAATTTACTATCAGGGTAGAAATGGCAACAGCCAAAATGGATAATGTAACAggaatttaaagggaaaatggaGCCCAAGCGAGATTTATTAAAATGTAGTTCCTACAtatgtatttttgtaaaaaatagTTTTCCCCAGCATGGAATTGTTGTAATATACTTCAGTATGGAACTTTGTAAGAATAGTTGTCTCCAGTAGTAGTTCTCGGTGGTCTTTTTCCCATCACATACAATTTCTCAATGCAAATGttttagcactttttttttcctcttgcttctAGCAACGGGTGATGACATGCTTCCGAGCATGGGAAGACTGGGCAATCTATCCAGAACCATTTCTGATCAAActacagaatattttcttgGGACTTGTAAATATCATGGAAGATAAAGAAACAGAGGTAAGTGACCTCAGGAGTGAGGCTTGCAGATGGCAGGGAAAAAATGTGTTAGTATAAAATAGAGCTGGCCAGGATTATTTTGCTCTCTCTTTTAGGGTGTATAAGCCTTTGTTTCTTCCAAGTCCTTGCTCCTAAATAGAGGTGTAACATATTTTCAGAAGCAAATACTGTTTATTCTGTTCATGTGTTTCTTGCTTGTAGATTAGGTGCTGTGGTGGAGTTACGTTGTGAAAGTGTTTCAGAGCAAAGACTAGTACAGAATGACAGGTATTTCCTTTGTGCTGGAAATACTCTGTAATACCTGTCTTTGAATTCTGAGTGGAGTTTCAGGCATTGTAACTGTGTGGAAAGGTGCCTCTCACAGCAGTGGGAGGGACACCTGCAGTATAATTTAACTAAAGCTGATTTCTTGGAGTAGAAAAGGAGGGTGAACACACTGATATGAAGGACAGTGCCTGTTCCTAACAAGTTAGAATACACAGCTGTATTTATGATTTGTGTGTTCCTTAAATCAGTGTTCCTGCTGAATGGTCTGTTTGTGTCAGTTACTCGTTCTTGTGGTCTTAGGAGACTCTCATATCAAGGAAGTATGATTTCTCTGACTCTAATTGACTGATTTTGAGCTAAACCTCAACTTAGTAGCTCTTATTTTGAATATGGGTGTTGGAAAGCTTCCAATACCTATATTCAAAATAAGACAAATTGTGGACAAATTAAAGTTCTTGCCTATAATTTTTTATAGGAAGGTATTGTTATGTTATTTCTACTACAATAAGCAACTATACTGCATAGCAAAAATTGTTGAAGTAGatattttggaggttttggtATTTATAAAAGtgcttctttaaaaagaaatgttttgataATTGGAGGAGTAAAGAAAAGTAATATAGATTTGTACTTGAAATAATGAcatattttttgctttcaggAAGTACCAGATGATCTTGATGGGGCTCCCATTGAGGAAGAGCTCGATGGTGCTCCCCTAGAAGATGTGGATGGAATTCCTATTGATGCTGCTCCTATTGATGATCTGGATGGAGTCCCAATTAAATCTCTGGATGATGATCTTGATGGAGTTCCTTGTATGAAATGTTTCAACTTTCAGATTGATTCTTCAGTCTTGGATCTTTTCTTCCTGTGTAGTTTGTAGAAGTACAGCCTAGAATTGATCTGGCATGTAGCTTTGTAAAATGTTGATTAATTTCAATATACTCTACTGTCTTTAGATAGTAATTGCTTCAGAAACACAGGAGGTGTTTTCTGGTGTTACACAGCAGGATTTAAACCCTGATTTCTTTACTTTGCATATACCAAGATTGTATAATCTGTTTCATTGTTTAATTCTGACTGTTATCATAGTACTTTTTGGTTTCAACTTCTGAGAAGCTAAGTTACTTTTCTGTGTCTCTTTCTCCACCAGTGGATACAACTGAAGACTCAAAAAAGAATGAGCCTATATTTAAAGTTGCCCCTTCGAAGTGGGAAGCAGTGGATGAATCGGAACTGGAAGCTCAAGGTTAGTTCTGaaagtgtcttttttttctgaagtaaacTGAAAGCATAATGTCACTTATGTAATGATTATTTTCAGCTGATCTGTATTAAAATGCTAATAGGATTCATGTTGTAACACAGCAGGATTTTCTCTTGTAACTTGTTCACTGAATTTTTaaccaaaaaggaaaatggtGTGTTCCATTATGGTTATTCTACTTCAATAACCTACCAACCTTTAAAAGTAATTTCCAGTTTATTGAGAATAAGtactgaaaacaaacaacaaaaatgtgAGCATGTGGCTGGCAGTCTTTTTAAATCTTGGTTTGAAAGATAATGTTTTGCAAACTGACAAATTCTTGTCTGATTTTGAAGGATTTACTGCAATATGATATGCAGTGTGAATGAATAGCTCTGTGAATAATAAATATTCTGATAATGGGCTGGCtgaatatttctgtgaaataagTCTGTATTAAGTGCTAGATACTGGCAAATTTTACCACACTGTAGTTCTTATTATATGTTATATACTATGTATTTCTTACTATAATTTTAttacaaatattaattttcagatTAAGTAGTAGCCATTTTGTTGTTAAAATTATCCTACTGTCTCTTCTAGCTGTTACTACTTCTAAGTGGGAGCTTTTTGACCAACATGAAGAatctgaggaggaggaaattcaaaagtaaatattttttctttctaatgaaAACATACTTATTTTATGTATCTAAGGTTGAGTGTCTTTGGAACTCCTTGTAAGATATATATGTTATTTACTACATGAACAGAACAAAAATCAAACTTTGAAAGTGGGAAAgtaagaaaatggagaaaactCAGGATTTTAGTGCAGCATGTTTTCAGCccccatgatttttttttctaacatgaTAAATTACATCTTTTGGTAGAGTTGCTAACTATAATCATTGAATTTATGCTGATTTGAGAATTCAGCATCAAATAATAAGAGCTAAGGTAATAGTATGGAAATCTTGCTGTCAGGTATATATGAATGAATCTAAAcctctgccttctgctgctgaaacaaGCACAGTGAGTCATGTTCAGAGGTGTTTTCACTGGATGCTGTTAGGCTCCCTCCATGCCAGCAGAAGTTGGTTTTGAGTTGTCTTTTACTTTGCTCTTCAGGCAGCTGAGAGGGTCTGTTAGTTTATGCTGTAAATACTTCCTGCATTGCATGTAGTCCTGCAGCACTCTAGTGGCCAGCCTGGAAATATAATTTTGGGTATCTGCTATCTCTGAGGTTTATCTCAAAAGCAAAAGTAGTAAATATTGTTCTTCTATAAACTTAATATACCTGAAGAGCACCATTACAGCACTTAGAGCTTCTACTGAAGGAGTGGGTTTCCTTTTGTAGCTGAGATAGATATGTATTTGATGACTGTAAATTTCATGAGTTCTTCTGCACTCTGTTTCTATGAAAAGTGTAAATTGTGTGAGTCATAAAAACCAACAGTTTAATTAAATGAGAAAGATCTGTCTCCCAGATGGAGACTAATTTGTAGCTGCAGACTTATGTAATTTAACTTAACAGATTTGAAAACTAGTAACTAATCCTAGAAACTAAGAGAAATAGTACATTTCATATGTATTTAAGAGATCTGTGACATCTTAGTTAATTCTGTATGCTTTCTGTAAAGtcaagaagaagaaagtgaagATGAAGAGGACACACAGAGTTCTAAGTCAGAAGAACAACACATGTATTCAAATCCTATTAAAGAGGAAATGCCTGACTCCAAGTCATCAGTCAAATACTCAGAAATGAGTGAAGAAAAGCGTGCCAAACTCCGAGAGATAGAGGTGAGCATGGGGTATTTTGTGCCACCCTTCTGTACCTTTCCAGTCCTCAGCCCACCCTGAGTTCTCTACATACAattgggagggtttttttactgaaataattATAGTCCTATTATATAGTGGATTTTATTGTAGTCCGGTGTATTTTTGTAAAGGTTTATTTGTTCACACCCTTACCTTGCCTGGTTTTGACATTTAAAATAACggaggagaaaatgaagaataGAATCAGGGCATATTTCCTGTTGTTTCAGTACCACTGTAGCTTTAGATTGCTTGGATGCCCTTACACTTTCCTCCCCTTGGAAAATTAACTTTTGGGATTAACTTTTGGATGTGGCCTTAGTCCTCTACCTTTCCGTTTCTTGCCTTGAAGTATCtgtattttattgcatttaaaaGTGTCTCTTTTCACTGTCTCAGCCATCAAACAAAGTAGATACAGCTAACCCACATAGTCGTGGAGTGGGAGGTACTTCAATTGAAGCCCTCCATGGAGTTCAGAGGGCTCCCTGGTTGGTCTCTCCTCACCTGTTCTCTCTGAGAACAAGTGTTACTGTAGCTGTTAAGCTTTATCAGCAGAGGCTGTTATGGCTTTGTTCTGGCTTCTGAGCTTGTGCTTGACTGAGAAGGTAACTTGAGCTGGAATTTAGCATGAGCTTCGTGCAGCAGTGAAGCCTTTCTGGCATACACTGCCATGGAAAATCAGGTTTAAAATTGTACATGACTTCCTGGCTTGTATTCAGTATTCAGACCCGGGGGTACATTGAATATCAGAATTCTTGTAGCTTCTGTTTAGTGCATTAAAATGATATTAAGAAGTTGCTAAATGCTTACTGCAGTTGTAGCACCTCCAAATGACAGGTTATATAACCTGGGCAATGTTTGGAAGGTGGAATTGTGGCTGCCTACCTGTTCATGCAATACTGTGCTAGTTAGCTAAAATCAGACATTAGCAAAGCGCCGTAATATTCTTCTGAGATGTTCAGCCAGTAATATTTTAGAATGTCACAAGTGTTGTTTCTCTTAAATATGCCTCTTTTTAACTATTGAGGCTTTATTGAAATTAATAGACTCTCACTAAGCGCTTAGAAATCTCTTGCTTTGCACAGCAGTTTGATAGTTCCTGATATACAGCCATATTAAGTGAATAAATTCTGAATGTGAGAAGCTGAATGGGATTTATGTCTGACCTGACTCATGGTGGCAGTATCTTTGTAGGAAATACATGATGTTAGATTAATCAAAGTACAAGTGAAACTCATTTTCATGTCGCTGTAATATTGATTGTAGCAGTTATGGAAAGAGCTGCTTTCAGACTGAGTATCTGTTTTACAGACGTTATCTTGGCAGTTGTGGAGGCAGATTAGGTAGTGATTTGCTTTAACCATTGTCAGTTTTACACTGCACAagtgtttttaagatttttcaGCAGTGTATTCTGTCAGTAAAAGTTTTAGGTGGCAAATATTTGAGATTTTCAAGTGCCTGCttgcattttattctttttgatAAGTAAATTACCATTTTGGTTTCAGACTTTTGGAATTGCCTGAAGAGGagaaatttttttgcttttgagaaCATTTCAGACACTATGTAGGAGTACTTAAAATTTCCCTCAAGTTTGTCATTGACAAGAAAGTACTCCCTGTACTACTTCAAAGCATTTACACTCATGGTTTCTTCTTTGTATGTACCCAATCCCTGCCAAAACCCACATCCATTATTAAATTTGAGGAAaggagctgaggaaaaaaacaaccaattACCAGCTTTAACAATTATGCCATCTAATATGTGCAGTAAAAAGTGTTGTGTAAAATATTTGGCAAAAAAATTGGTGAAGTTTAGTTCTTCAGCTGCACAGTCTACACAGTGACTGCCAGGGAAgctaaaaaacatttttccatgaATTTTTTGGAAATTCATTAATAAAGCGACAATTCTTTCTCTTGGCACAGTTAGTAAATTAAGCTTGTTAGCTGGAAGGAGAAAGTGAAGTAAGAAACAAACTTTGGCCTCAGCCATTAGACTGGTGCCATCAGAGGAGGCAAGTTAGTAACCTTTTGTTTGCTTCCCTCATGCCCCTGTTAATCCTTCTGAAGTGTGAATTCTTTCCTGAATttagcaggagcagagcctttCCTATAACACCGAGGAACAGTGATTTCTGAACTGTTTCTTTACATGTGGAAAGACTGGCACTTTGCTGTATATTATAGCACAAATGGTGGTGTGGAGGGTTCCTGCTGAGCCTTTCTGCTGATACCCCCAGCTGAGGGGGGCTCAACTGCAGGTAGAGCAGGCTCTGTAAGTGAGGGAGGAAAGCAGAACAGTTGACAGAAGTTTACTGTGGTATGAGATAGcagtgcttttttaaaatgttattttatttctttttcccccaaaacaagTTCCCTTATATTTgagactgaaatgaaaaatgtgatGTTGGCATAAGCTCTGTAACTGAATGGAAAGGGGATCTTGTTCAAAACAGTGTTATCCTTGCTGGGGTCTTATGTTTTTTAACATACTCATGGTTAGTTTGTGATACCTTTCCTTTCTGTCAGTAATGGGAAGGGCTGATTAGATCAGTCTGCTGGATTTttgagagggaagaaaaagcctGTAGAGTTTGGTTTTGTGGCTACATCATATTAGGGAATTGAGGACCCGGAGAATAAGAATCCTTTCAGTTAATCAAAATGGACAGAGTGCAAAGTCTTTTCCTTTGTGTGTTTTCAGTGTGgaagaatgaaatatttttaaagagaaaacaacttcctttgtttgctaaaaaataaaagcttaagCACTGAAAAAATCTACTCATATATAGAATGCAGTGTTGGAACGGGATGTGCAGGAGGGTCAGAGCATGAACATTTGGAAGAGGGCTGACAAATAGAACCTGAAagctcttccctccttccccagaaAAGAGATACCTTCTCCTCCAAAAAAATTAGAATGATTGTTTGTACAAGGACTTGTCACTAGGAAGAAAGAATTGACAAATGATACGAGATGTGAGTGAAGTTTCACGATGTGAATCAACTTGGAGAAGGTTTCAGTTCATCtagaccaagaaaaaaaaaaaacccaaacaaaacaatacCAAAacaacccaccaaaaaaccaaaacccacatGGAGAAATTCTGACATTTGCTTAACTTTGTGACTCTGTCAGGGATACTGCAGCAAATTTGGTGTTATATTTAGCAGCACTTGGGAACTGAATTCAGTTCAGTTTGTTAGCACATGAAAAGCTTGTTAGCACATGAAAAAGTATTATGTTAGTAAAAATCAGTTCTTTCAAATCAGGCACTCTGTGCAAACAACCTTGAAGAGGAGGTGCATTGTTTCATGTCCTAATTATGTCAGTCATTTGATTTTAACATTCAGggttaaatggaaaaaaaaggctttttccaaaggaaacttTGAAGTAGACAAGAGAAGTTGAAAGAATACATTGACACCTGCAGTAAATGatttcattttgaaaggaaaaaaaaccccaaacagatAATGACCCAAGAATTACAAGAGTGCAGTGTACTAATGATGGGAACAGAATTTAGTAgagtaacagaaaaaaagtccCTCTATTTTTAGTTCTCACCATGTCTGTAAACAACTGCAGGTGCCTGCAGATGAGTGTATGGTTTTGTTACTTTGATCCAGTCTAAATAAATTTAGTATCTCTCTGCACAAGCTTGTATAGAAGGAATGAAGAATACAGATTATATGTaatggaaatttcattttcagccACCTGCTTAACTGGATAATAATAAGTCAAATAATCTAATGGTCAGTATTATTTTCACTTATTTCAGCTTAAGGTGATGAAGTTTCAGGATGAGTTAGAGTCTGGGAAAAGACCCAAGAAGCCAGGCCAGAGTTTTCAGGAACAGGTTGAACACTATAGAGACAAGCTGCTCCAGAGGGTAAGAACTGTTCTTATTTTTGCCTCTGATTCTGTGATGGGCTTCTATTGAGTTTATTGAATGTAAGGTGGCTTTAAACATAACAACACATGGTTCTTGTTAAAATGCTGCTGTAATGTCAGTCTGCATGTCTAAGTCCCAGTGCTTTCTGCAGAATACATCCAATCTGCTTTTTAAATCCAAGTCCTGTAGTGTTTCCCACTGCCCAGCTGGGGTTCATAGGCTGTACAGAAACCTTAGAGACCACTCCTGCTCCTACTGCATGAAGCAAACTGTTAGgtgtgggagaggaaagggacaGCTCTCAACTGAAGATTCATCAGActtctccttttgcttttaGTAATTGGTCTGTTGCACTAAAGGCTTCCCaaggaagggagaaaatagTTTGAAGCAGTGTATCTGTTTCTGATTCTCCAGTGTCTAAGCTTCCTGAATAATTCCAGCTCATCCATTCACCCAAATGTGACTAATTCTATACCATGACCATTTTTAGGAGACCTCTCTGGACTATGAAGTCAGAGTGATTTTAAAAGTTAACATCTTACATGTGATTTGATGTGATCTCAAACCTTTGAAACATAATGAAAAAACTAACTCTTTGGACATTGCATATAGTGAGGGAGGATAAATGACAGTTGCTTTTCTCATCTGGTTTTACAGCCTGACAGATCAGTGATAGAATTAGGTACCCATGCAGTTCCTTGGAAGTTAAATACAAATGAGCAGTTTCCACCAGGGGTTTTTCTGTCACTTGTTATTTGCATTATTTGGTGCTCAATATCTGACTAATTCACAGTACCTTGaagaaaaagacttttaaaaattaggtAAACTGATCTCTGCAGGAGATGCACACATTGGAGGTGATGTTAGCAGTTAAGACTTTATTAGgcttttatcattttctttctaaatgtaGTTGTATTGTAAAACTTTCCCCTTTCTTGgtgttttctgaaaagaaatgattCGTGCAATAAGCACAGAAAGCTTGGTGAGACAGTAGCTTAAACAGAAATTGATAATAACAATCCTGATAAAATTTTAGATGCCTTGTGTTGAATTAGTTCAACCAGCTCACAATATTTTGGGTTGTTAATAATTGTCTCTTTAAttttcaagaaagaaagaaatatttatagCCATTCTTTAAAGCAATAGTAACTCTGTTGTTAAGGGACTAACTTCATCTTTTGCTTTAACGCCATAATAAAGCTAGTTTTTGTAACAATAATACTGATCCTGATTACATTTCCCATGAACTTGGTGGCTGGTTGTTCTTTTTTATCAAACTTTCAATAAGCTTTCCAAGAGTAATTTCCCAGCATCATTGTATATTGTTTGGAGTCTAGAAACTTCGAGCTATTCAAAATACTATTTAttcttacttttcaaaataaaatacatagtTATGCTGTCAAGTATACCTGGCACATCTTGAGAGTGCCATTTTAGAGATACTTAACAGCAGTTTGTAAGAACAGATGTAAGGATAAGGACACTTGCAGGTTTTACTGCTAAGCCTTCCCAGTAAAAAGAACTTGAGACTAGATGAGGATAAATGTCCTGGTATTTCCTGCACTTAGGTTACCTCCCCTCCTtctactgtttttttttttttcttttttttttccaccatccCTCCTTTCTTCCATTGAACTAAATCACCCCTTCTTTATCTTTGTGGGGTATGCAGGGAAtatctgttgattttttttgccATGGAATTGGTTTTTTAAATGATCAGTACTAAAAACCACAGCTTCTGATCTCTGTGTTCAGACttggagctttgtttttttgTAGGTAATTTTCTATTTGACAGACAGACTCGGTGTGCTCAGGGTATATATTTTCTCTCACAGTGGTCCTGTTGATATCTAGAAATGGACTATAGCTGTTTGCTTTTGACAGAGTAGATGTTATTGCAGAATcttgtttgtatttttgttacATGTTTAGATAACTTCTAGTTATGAGTGTATATCAATTTTCAGTATGGATTAATATGGATGACTGCACATTTTTAAAGTAGAAAGAGGTTCCTGGTATTCTTCCATGTTTAATTTAGTTTAGAAAATGTATTACAGCTGTAAGATTTCCCTGAAATTTGTAACACTGAAGACTGTTCATTTCCAGTTAGATACTCAGATTTTCTCACCCAGGATGATAACCCACATGTTTTAGTTTGTGTTACAGTAAATGTTTGTGCAGTGTCCCAAGCTGGAGGAAAGGCCCAAGGAGCTACAAGGGTGTGACCATTAGTTCAGATCGAGTTCCATCAGTGCTCACTTTTATGCTGTTTGTCATTAGCTCGATTGCCT
This portion of the Haemorhous mexicanus isolate bHaeMex1 chromosome 10, bHaeMex1.pri, whole genome shotgun sequence genome encodes:
- the U2SURP gene encoding U2 snRNP-associated SURP motif-containing protein isoform X7; the encoded protein is MLQCYHHQKTRRILRRNLLALIHRMIEFVVREGPMFEAMIMNREINNPMFRFLFENQTPAHVYYRWKLYSILQGDAPTKWRTEDFRMFKNGSFWRPPPLNPYLHGMSEEQETEAFVEEPNKKGALKEEQRDKLEEILRGLTPRKNDIGDAMVFCLNNAEAAEEIVDCITESLSILKTPLPKKIARLYLVSDVLYNSSAKVANASYYRKFFETKLCQIFSDLNATYRTIQGHLQSENFKQRVMTCFRAWEDWAIYPEPFLIKLQNIFLGLVNIMEDKETEEVPDDLDGAPIEEELDGAPLEDVDGIPIDAAPIDDLDGVPIKSLDDDLDGVPLDTTEDSKKNEPIFKVAPSKWEAVDESELEAQAVTTSKWELFDQHEESEEEEIQNQEEESEDEEDTQSSKSEEQHMYSNPIKEEMPDSKSSVKYSEMSEEKRAKLREIELKVMKFQDELESGKRPKKPGQSFQEQVEHYRDKLLQREKEKEMERERDRDKKDKEKSETRSKDKKEKEECTPTRKERKRRHSASPSPSRSSGSRRAKSPSPKSERSERSHKESSRSRSSHKDSPRDVSKKGKRSPSGSRTPKRSRRSRSRSPKKSGKKSRSQSRSPHRSHKKSKKSKH